From one Macaca nemestrina isolate mMacNem1 chromosome 5, mMacNem.hap1, whole genome shotgun sequence genomic stretch:
- the LOC105491581 gene encoding olfactory receptor 10C1 isoform X2: MTGGFWLTTQGNLKLGKFAMLSLSSESDLALCLFWWQQQSLSRSRALPSGYHVVLPQSCIFEPLTENLEPPNQDDMRKDLKKKAQVLGATSNFGLKSDFPADSTVRTDHPDPLWLCSYEHGHHFGMHFLPLSLWPSGSHLGDVWIPFHRSQFIISGLLSVILGRQSNNHLVSTGTTVPRLLKRDFGGTSSSWIFPRPTDLGDSFHDPHFAESPVPSPGSGWLYGKILPHHDTLWCSLTTWIQVLGDHRGKRTVRAWAVCCAPQPGAWARKASTKRDEPCW; the protein is encoded by the exons ATGACTGGGGGATTCTGGTTGACTACCCAGGGAAATCTGAAGCTTGGGAAGTTTGCAATGTTAAGTCTCAGTTCAGAGTCGGACCTGGCTCTGTGCCTCTTCTGGTGGCAGCAGCAGTCCCTATCCAGGTCCAGAGCCCTGCCCAGTGGATACCATGTGGTCCTTCCACAAAGTTGCATCTTTGAGCCCCTCACAGAGAATCTGGAGCCTCCCAACCAGGATGACATGAGAAAAGATCTGAAAAAAAAGGCCCAGGTGCTTGGG GCCACGTCTAACTTTGGGTTGAAAAGTGATTTCCCGGCTGACTCCACAGTTAGAACAG ACCATCCAGaccctctgtggctttgcagttATGAACATGGACATCATTTCGGCATGCACTTCCTTCCCCTGTCACTTTGGCCCAGTGGTTCTCACCTTGGTGATGTCTGGATACCCTTTCATAGGAGCCAA TTTATCATTTCTGGATTGCTGTCCGTCATTTTGGGAAGACAATCAAACAACCATCTGGTGAGTACAGGAACAACAGTGCCTCGCTTACTAAAAAGGGACTTTGGTGGAACCTCATCCAGTTGGATCTTTCCCAGGCCCACTGATTTGGGGGACTCCTTTCAtgatccccattttgcagagagTCCTGTACCCTCTCCAGGCTCTGGGTGGCTTTACGGGAAAATCCTGCCTCATCATGACACTCTTTGGTGTTCACTGACCACCTGGATCCAGGTCCTTGGTGACCACAGGGGAAAGAGGACAGTGAGAGCATGGGCTGTTTGTTGTGCAccacagcctggagcctgggCGAGAAAAGCATCAACCAAAAGAGATGAGCCTTGCTGGTAG
- the LOC105491581 gene encoding olfactory receptor 10C1 isoform X1, with translation MKANTSMVTEFLLVGFSHLADLQGLLFSVFLTIYLLTVAGNFLIVVLVSTDAALQSPMYFFLRVLSTLEIGYTSVTVPLLLHHLLTGQCHISRSGCALQMFFFLFFGATECCLLAAMAYDRYAAICEPLRYPLLLSHRMCLQLTGSAWACGVLVGLGHTSFIFSLPFCGPSAIPHFFCEIQPVLQLVCGDTSLNELQIILAAALIILCPFGLILGSYGRVLVTIFRIPSAVGRRKAFSTCSSHLIVVSLFYGTAIFIYIRPKASYDPVTDPLVSLIYAVVTPILNPIIYSLRNTEVKAALKRTMQKMVPMEI, from the coding sequence ATGAAGGCAAACACCTCCATGGTGACTGAATTTCTTCTAGTAGGCTTCTCCCACCTGGCCGACCTCCAGGGCTTgctcttctctgtttttctcactATCTACCTGCTGACCGTGGCAGGCAATTTCCTCATTGTGGTGCTGGTCTCCACCGATGCTGCCCTCCAGTCCCCTATGTACTTCTTTCTGCGCGTCCTCTCGACCTTGGAGATTGGCTATACGTCTGTCACGGTCCCCCTGCTGCTTCACCACCTACTCACTGGCCAGTGCCACATCTCTCGCTCTGGATGTGCTCTCCAGatgttcttcttcctcttctttggtGCCACAGAGTGCTGCCTCCTGGCAGCCATGGCCTATGACCGCTATGCAGCCATCTGTGAACCCCTCCGCTACCCACTGCTGCTGAGCCACCGGATGTGTCTACAGCTAACTGGGTCTGCGTGGGCCTGTGGTGTGCTGGTGGGGTTGGGCCACACCTCTTTCATCTTCTCCTTGCCCTTCTGTGGTCCCAGTGCCATCCCGCACTTCTTCTGTGAGATCCAGCCTGTCCTGCAGCTGGTATGTGGGGACACCTCGCTTAATGAACTGCAGATTATCCTGGCCGCAGCGCTCATCATCCTCTGCCCCTTTGGCCTCATCCTGGGCTCCTACGGGCGTGTCCTGGTTACCATCTTCCGGATCCCATCTGCTGTCGGCCGCCGTAAGGCCTTCTCCACCTGCTCCTCCCACCTGATCGTGGTCTCCCTCTTCTATGGCACCGCCATCTTTATCTATATTCGCCCTAAGGCCAGTTACGATCCAGTTACTGACCCTCTGGTGTCCCTCATCTATGCTGTGGTCACCCCCATCCTCAACCCCATTATCTACAGCCTGCGGAACACAGAGGTCAAAGCTGCCCTAAAGAGAACCATGCAGAAAATGGTGCCTATGGAGATTTGA